The Aneurinibacillus uraniidurans genome segment AGGCGTGGATGTACATAGCCGAAGATTCGTTCTGGTAGCACGCGGTCACGTCCCATGGCATAAAGCAGACGAGATGCGCTTACACTTGATGCGATACCAGAGGCAAGTGTTGAAGTAAGAGCTGCTGCCAGAAAGATAGCCTGGAATAATGTGCCGCCAATTGTCAATGCGATTTCGGGAGATGCTGCTTCCGGATCATGAAACACGGAAATGTCCGGGAACAACAGCTGGGTAAAATATGAGACAGTCGTAAACAGCACACCACCGATAAGTGCGGCGAGAAACACAGCGCGTGGAATCGTTTGACGCGGATTTGGTGTTTCTTCTGACAGTGTGGTAACAGCGTCGAATCCAAGAAAAGCAAAACAGAGAATCGATGCACCTGACAGAAGAGCTGCTGCTTGCATATCAGGTGCATAAAATGGCTGCATCGAGAAGAGGTGCTCTCCTTTGTTCAGCAAGCCGCGAATAGCGAGCGTAGCGAACAGAATGCAGACAAGAAACTGGAATAAAACAAGAATGGCATTAATCGATACTGTAATCGTTACGCGGGACAGGTTCACAAGCAAAAGCACGGTGATAAATCCAACAATCCATATCCAGCCAGGTACGTTTGGGAATGCGGTAGATAGATAAATTTTAGTTAGCAGGGCATTGATCATCGGTAGAAATATGTAGTCAAGCAGTGCTGCCCAGCCGACAAGAAAGCCTAAATACGGATGCATGGTTTTCTGTGTATATGTATAAGCTGATCCGGCATTCGGATATACCCGTACCATCTTGCCATAGCTAGCTGCGGTAAATAAAATCGCGACAAGTGTCAGCACGTATGCCATCGGTACATGCCCACCGGTCTCGTCCGAAACAATACCGTATGTATCGAAAACAGCCATCGGTGCCATGTAGCCGAGGCCGATGAATACGATTTGCCAGAGTTTTAATGTTTTTTGTAAGTGCTGAGTCTTTCCTTCCAATCGTAAGTTCCTCCTTCGAAAAAAAACGTTTTGCAAAGGATAAGTGTACCATAAAAGCCAAGCATTTTTATGCTCGGCTTTGTGAATTTATACATTCGATCCAATTGTTCGCCCTGGATAAAACATGTTTTCCTCGTTGCGTGGGACCGTCTTGCCTGAGATATGGACAGGGGTAAGGCGGTAGACAAGTGTCGGGCTCCCCATACTGGAGCGATACCCATCTACATGAGCGGAAGCGAGCGCGTTATTGTAGTAGCCGGGCACGTATTTATCAAGCATCGCCTGCATGGCGGCGGTTGCTTCTGTAAGGTCTACCACACGCTCCGGGCATCCGAACACCATGACACTGCGATAAGCGGTGCCGGTATGGGCAGGGACAGGATGTGCAATCGTGCCCCAGTCTTCAACAACGGTAAAGCAGAGTGTGTCTATGTTCGTGTCCAATGCCTCGAATTTCCGGCCACCCTGACTGCCATGAAAATAAATATGGCCGTTATTCCAGGTAAAGTTGAGCGGAACAACGTATGTACCATGTTCGTCTTGCAGGCCGAGAAAACCTGTGCGAGAAGCGGTGAGACAAGCATCAATCTGGGCGGTGTCCTGCAGATCCTTTTGCGAGCGACGCATAGATGGCATAGTAGATGAGTGCGGGTGTTTCATATGGAATTCCTCCTTGAATGATAGGTTGTAGCGGGCGAATTGTTCTGCTAATGTGAATGTACCAGAACAATGCACGCAAATTTTTACGAGTATAAAGAGGAGGAAGAACGTTGTCAATCCCGTATTTTCAGCTGCGACGTAGAAGTTCTGTTCCGCTAGCAGAACAAATAGCAGAACAATTACTTGGAGCCATTCGCACTAGGCGGCTTACGGCGGGTCAGTCACTTCCATCCGTGCGTGAACTGGCAGCGAGTCTTGGTGTGAGCATGGAAACCGCACAAAAAGCGTACCGAATCCTCAAAGATGATGGCTGGATTGAGAGTCGTCCGCGCCACGGTACAGTCGTATCTCATGCACTGCCAAATTCGCTGATTATGCTGCCACCGAAGCATGTGGAAGCACGAGGTGGATTAATGGAGCAAGTGCGGTTACATCGGCAGACGCCTGATTTGATTCCGGTCTCTGGCATATCGCCTACGCCTGCGGATACACGATTTATGCGTGCGTGGAAGCAGGCGATGGGGGAGGTATTTGAGCAAACGTTTTCGCAGGAGAAAGCGGATCCGTTCGGACTTATAAATCTGCGCGAAAAGATTCAAGGAATGATGGCTGGACGCGGGATGTGGGCAGATGTGGAGTCGATTTGCATGGTAAATGGTACACAGCAGGCGCTGTGGCTGCTTGCGGATCAGTTTATAAAACCAGGTGATGTGATCGGAGTGCCGGAGATGTGCTACTTGCCAGCACGGGATATATTTTGTGACAGGGGAGCCCGCATTGTGCCACTCCCGCTCGGACGGAATGGAATCGACATCGATAAATTAGAGGCTGTGTGTCGGAAGGAGAAATTGAGTATGCTGTATGCGATGCCGAATGCTCATTTTCCAACGGGTATGTCATGGCCGCTTGCGATCAAGCATCAGGTGCTTGCATTAGCGTCTGAATACGGATTTTCGATTCTCGAAGATGAGTATTTTGGTGAGTTATATTTTACTCCGCTTCCGCCGCCGACGTTGTACAGTCTGGCACAAGAAGAGCATATCGATGTGGATGTATTCTATATCAGTTCATTCAGTACGATGATTCACCCGAATTTGCGCCTTGGCTATATGGTTACTCCTGAGAAGCATGGACCGCGCATACGTCAGGCTAAATATTTGTTGGATGGAACAACGTCGGTTATGGCGCAGCAAGCGCTGCTTTTGGCATGGGAGAGAGCAGATTTTCCGGACTATGTGGAGCGGCTAAGAATGATGTTAAGAGAGGCCAGGGATGGTGCAATTACAAGTCTGCGGCGCTGGATGCCTGAGCGTTATTCATTTGAAGTCCCGACGATGGGGACATGTACATGGGTGTATGCCCCGCCTGAATTCGACAGCCTGCGCTTTTTTGAACGTTGTCTGGCACGTGGGGTGTATGTCCGTCCTGGCGATGCGTTCGCGGTAGAAGATCCGGTGCCAGGGTTTCAGGTGAAATTCGGGGCGGTAGAACCTCGGATACTGGAGGAAGGACTACGCCGGATCGGAGAAGTGCTGATGCTTCGGTAATCATGTTGTATTTTAAAGATTGATATAATATGGTAAAAGTAGCTTGGGAGCATAAAAAGGAGGAGAAGCAGATGGAAAGCATGCTGCATACAGACATTTGCCGCATACTGGGCATTACATATCCAGTCTTACTGGCCGGAATGGCAGGGGGACCGACTACGCCTGAGCTCGTGGCGGCTGTCTCAAAAGCAGGAGGATTAGGCACGTTTGGGGCGGCATATATGGAGCCGGAAGCGATTCGTCAGGCGATCCGGCGTGTGCGTGAATTGACAGATCAGTCGTTCGCTGTAAATTTGTTCGCAGTGGATCTTACGGATGACACGACACATGTACGTGAGATGCAGGCTGTTCTTGATCCGCTGCGGGAGCAGCTGGGAATTGAACCAGGAGCACAAAATGTACGGACGGCTGACCGATTTGCCGAGCAGTTGAACGTACTGTTTGAGGAGCAGGTTCCGGTAATAAGTACAGCGTTTGGTTTGCTTTCAGCAGAAGCGATGCAGCGAGCACATGATGCTGGAATCAAAGTAATTGCGATGGCAACGACGGTAAAGGAAGCGATGGCAGCGGAAAAGCATGGAGTTCATATCGTAGTGGCACAGGGCAGTGACGCAGGGGGACACCGGGGAACATGGGACACTACCGCACATCCAATGGGCGCAAATATCGGTACATTTTCACTTGTGCCGCAAATGGTAGATGCTGTTCACATCCCGGTCGTGGCGGCAGGTGGCATTATGGATGGGCGCGGACTAGCGGCAGCGCTTATGCTTGGTGCATCTGGTGTACAGTTGGGCACACGCTTTCTAACCGCCGCTGAATCCGGCGCTCATCCTGTTTATCAGCGGGCACTGCTCGGTAGCACAGAAGAAGATACGGTCATCACCCGTGCTTTTTCCGGTCGTCCGGCACGGGGAGTTCGCAATGCATTCATTGAACATGTGGAATCATCCGAGATGGAACCGCTTTCATTTCCGACTCAAAATACAGTGACAGGCGACATTCGACGCGCGGCGGCGGCGCAAAATAATGAACAGTACATGTCGCTTTGGGCCGGACAGGCAACTCGGATGCTTACTGATCAGGAAGAGGCAAGTTCTATTCTGACGCAGATTGTGACAGCAGCGGGTAAGCTGCTCGAAAAATAAAAACAACGAGGCGGTTGTTTATAAAATCGTCAGTTCAAAAATAATAACAACTAGCATGTAAATAATCATCATGATATTGAGATATAGGAACAGATGATGACTTCTGACAACATGCCAGAAGCGGCGTTTTGGACCGCGGGCAGCTTCTGCGAAAGCTGCCTTTTTCTGTTGAGCGCTGCGTCTTGCATTCGCATCACCGGGCTGTCGCATCAGCAGTGCGAGGTCAAGCGCACGCCGATAGTAAAGCTCAGCACGTTCTAGGTCACCATCTTGTTCGGCCTGCCTGGCGAGTGCATAAAGAAACTCGGGACCGGTGTATTGCATAGGGTCAGATTGTTGTACCGGAGGGAGAGGATTGTGGTTACCGGACATGGCAGTTCACCTCCTATAAGGGGTACATGAAGCTTTGTACCTTATACGTTATATATATGCGAGCAGAGTTACTTACTACTGTGCAAAAATTGCTTATCTTTAAAAAAGAGAGAACGCAGGGGAAAAAGAGTGGACAAATCCATTAGATAAATGATACATTTTTCTTGGAAAGTAATACGGATATCAAAGTTCAGGTGCTGGGGTTTTACCCCGGCTTAAAAGGGAAGTCCGGTGTAAATCCGGCGCGGTCCCGCCACTGTAACTGCTGAGTTCTTTCGCATAATGTCACTGTTTCGTATCGGGATGGGAAGACGCGGAAGCGCGATGACGCAGGAGTCAGGAGACCTGCCTGTCTTTTTGTATCGCCATTTGGTTTCTTCGGGGGTGAGAAGCAGAGGCGTGAGCCGGTTTTGGTACAGCCGGACATAGGAACAGGAAACAGCCACCCTTGTGTTAGGGCGGTTTTTTTTATTTGACGCACATATCTACTAAGGTTATGGCATAAAACGTAATATTTACGATTTATAAAAGAGAGGGGATTGCGATGGCAACCTGGGATCTGACAGGGACACAGCATCATCTGTTGATTTGTAATGGGGGAAGCTGTATGCGGGCAGGAGGAGAGGATGTAACGCAGGCGATCCGAAATGAAATTGCTGCACACCATGCTGATGCGTTAATTCATACAACACGCACGCGCTGCAATGGGCGGTGTGAGGATGCGTGTGTCGTTATTTCATATCCAGCTGGTCGCTGGTATAAAGACATGACTCCAGAGGCAGGGCGAGCTCTCGTGCGTGACCATCTTGGAGACGTAAGTACGGACCTACATAACCAAACCGTATATACATATGTAGATAAATGTGGTTTTGTACCGGCAGAAGGTGCTGCGGTAGGACGCTGTAAATTATGAAGGGGTGGACAGAGATGAGAAAAAAACAATGGGGGTCAGGGCTGCTTGCTGTAGCTGGATTTCTACTGTACTTGTTGATTAATGAACCGCAGACCGCATATGGCATGCACATCATGGAAGGGTTTCTTCCGGTGAAATGGGCGGTATTCTGGTGGGTTGTGTTCGTGCCGTTTTTTGTACTTGGCTTGCGCTCGATCAGACGAATTACGAAGGAACGCCCGGAAGCAAAGTTAATGCTTGGATTAGCAGGGGCCTTCACATTCGTATTATCTGCCCTGAAAATTCCTTCGGTCACGGGCAGTAGTTCACATCCGACAGGAACAGGGTTTGGTGCAATCGTGTTCGGGCCGCTTGTGATGAGTGTGCTCGGTGCAATCGTACTGTTATTTCAGGCCCTTCTGCTGGCGCATGGTGGATTGACGACACTTGGGGCGAATGCGATGTCGATGGCGGTTATCGGCCCGTTTGTTGCATATGGCATCTATCGGGCGGTGATGAAAGCGAACGGAAGTCAAAAACTTGCGATTTTTCTGGCCGCAGCACTTGGAGATTTGGCAACATATGTTGTGACATCCTTGCAGTTGGCGCTGGCATTTCCAGCGGCAAGTGGCGGTGTTATGGCATCATTTCTGAAATTTGCGGGGATTTTTGCCATTACACAAATTCCTCTTGCGATTAGTGAAGGGTTGTTGACGGTGCTTGTCTGGAATTGGCTTCAGTCGTATAACCGCACGGAACTGGAAGAAATTCAGTCGCTGCAAAAACGGGGGGCATAGTGATGAAAAAATGGACGAATTGGCTGCTAGTGACAGGCGTAGTGCTGCTGGCAGTTATTCCGCTGCTTCTTGTGAAAAATTCGAATTTTGGTGGGTCTGATGGTGCGGCAGAGGAAGCGATCAGTGAAGTCGCACCGAATTATAAGCCGTGGTTCGCCCCGCTTGCAGAGCCGCCAGGTAGTGAGACAGAAAGTCTGCTATTTGCTGTGCAAGCAGCGCTTGGTGCTGGGGTGGTCGGATATGGAATAGGCTTCTATCGAGGCCGAAGTGAGCAGAGGAAAAAGGGTGAACGGGATGCAGCTTGATGCGTATGCGTATGGCAATCACTTGCGAATGCTACCACCGACGTACAAAGCTGGATTTGCGATGGGCGTATTGTCCATCGCTTTTCTTTCGCATGTGCCGGTTCAGTTGATGATTTTTTGCTGGATGAGCATATGGATTGTAAAGTATGCCGGCATTCCGTCACGATTGTACATACGTTTGATTGGCTTGGCGTTTGTATTTGTTGTACTCAGTCTTCCAGCTTTGCTAGTGGAAGTAACGCAGGGCAAGCATGTGCCAGCTGCAAATGCTGCTTGTGGTTTTGCGGTTGCAGACTGGTATGTTTATGTAAGTAAAAACGGACTGGATCAGGCAGGGAGATTAGCAGCTCGTGCGCTGGCGGCTACGTCCTGCCTGTATTTTTTAATGCTTACTGTACCGTTCAATGAGCTGCTGCATGTGCTGCGCCGACTGCGCATACCCGAAATTGTACTGGAATTGATGCTAGTAATGTACCGCTTTATTTTTGTTTTGCTTGACGTAGCTGCGAATATCCGAGTAGCGCAGCTATCGCGTGGTGGACATAATGGATTTCGGAATACCATGCAGGATATGGGCCGGCTTTTTGTACAAGTATTTGTTTGTGCGATGGAGAAGCAGCGCAAGCTTGCCATTGGACTTGCCGCGCGTGGATTCGAAGGAACGATTCGAGTCTATCAGGTGCGGGATTATAAAATGCCGCCACGTTATCATGTGGAAGTGGTGATTGGGGTGCTCGCTTTAATCGGGATGGAATGGTGGATGAGAGGTGGCCTGTAATGCAGATGATATTGGAGTTTGAAGATGTGAGATATACATATCCGGGCGGTAGGAGCGAAGCGCTCTGCGGGCTTACGCTTCAAGTGCCGGAAGGGAAGAAGTGTGTATTGCTCGGGCATAACGGATGCGGGAAATCTACACTTTTTTTGCATGGAAACGGAATTTATCGGCCAGATGCGGGGGAGGTGCGCTGGCGCGGGCAGGCACTGTCGTATAAGCGAAAGGATCTACTTGAGCTGCGTCGTCAAGTTGGCATCGTATTTCAAGACCCGGAGCAACAAGTAGTGGCAAGTACAGTGTTGGAGGACATCTCGTATGGGATGTGCAATCTGGGCGTGCCAGAGCAGGAGATGAAGGAGCGAATCGAAGCGGTGCTGGATCGGTTTTCTCTACGTGAGTTCGCTGAACGTCCGATTCATCAGCTGAGTCTTGGACAGAAGAAGCGGGTTGCGCTGGCGGGTGTGATGGTACTTGCGCCTGTACTCTTGCTGCTGGATGAGCCGACTGCTTATCTGGATCGGCTACATACGGAGCGTCTGCTGGCTGAGTTAGACGAGATTCATCGTGCTGGTACGACGGTATTGATGGCAACGCATGATTTGGATGTGGCGTATGCGTGGGCAGATTGGATCTTTGTGATGAATAAAGGGCAGCTTGTGTGTGCAGGTACGCCAGATGAAGTGTTTCGTGACCGAGACAGGCTTATGAGCTGGCAACTTGGTCAGCCACAGCTGTATGAAGTGTGGCGGGAAGTGGCTCCGCTTCTACAGGATGAAAAGAGCGTTGCCCCGCGCACAGTGGCGCAGATGATCGAGCGAATACGAAAAATAGGAGAGAAGAAAATATAAAAGCAATCAGAGAATAAAGGCTGTTCCAAAGCCAGAGCATGGCGAATGGGACAGCCTCTTTTTTATCGAATCGACAGCGTTTCAAAATTACTTGCTTGCGATTAGTCTTTCGAACGGGTTATTTTCCCGGTGAGGAGGACGTACCCGGCTCCAACTAAAGCGGCGACAGAGGAGGCACAGCCAAATCCGCAGGAGCCGCAGACACCACTGCATACACTGCCCGTACCGGCTGTCACCGCGGTGGTCATAGTAATGCCAGTGGCTCCTATTCCAGTAGTCCAATTTTTAAGGGAGGTACTCATGTCTAGGCTCCTTCCTTTAATGGATCTAGCTGTGGAGTCGCAGCGGGTGGTGTCGCTGACCAGCCGCGCTCACCTGTTCCATAGCGAATCGCTCCGGTTGGGCAGGCGGATGTACACTGGCGGCATGTGATACAGTTATGGATCGAGTACGAGATTCCGTTCCGTTTGCCATCATTAAGTTTGAGTGCCCCCATTGGACATGTGTTAACGCAGCCTGCGCAAGAGATGCAGGCTGATTTTTTATATGTGAGCTTGTATGTGAACGGCAGACGAGCCCCGATGCTGTGGAGGAAGCTCTGGGCAGCGCCAACCGGACACATGAAATTGCAGTACCCACGTCCGCCTTTCGTAAACACGCCGAACAGACCGAGCCATAGTCCGGCTGTTAGAATTGTCGATGAGCCGAGCACGCCGATGTCTCCCCAGATTCCACCTGTAATCATTCGTTCAAAAAAGCCATACGAACAATAAGCACAGTTCAGCGCACCTGTTACAACCGGGGCGATCACAAAACCGGCAAAGAAACCATAGCGTAGCGGTACTGGATTTACATAGCGTGTCCAGTCAATTTTCACTTTGTCTGGTACGAGGCGACTTATGTATTCACCGAGTGCGCCTGCTGTACAGAGGCGTCCGCAGAAGATGGGACCGACAAGCAGGGCAGAGACAACCAGAATCGTCAGGCTTAGTCCCCAGACTGACATGATATCGAATTTTCCTTTGGTAAATAGTTCTACGATCGGGATACGAAAGCAGGTGGAATGAATATTCGGATCGGCTTTGTCTCCTAGCACCCAGGCAATCCCTTTATTAAATAAAGCAAATGGTGCGTAAAACAAAAGGCAGCCTAGGATGTACCAGGGGAGACGCTTCAGTAGGTACATTTTCTGTCGCTTGTGCACATTAATTTTTTTCGTTCTAGCAGTAGTCACTGTATTTTCATCCTCTCTTGTGGCTATCTTTTTACTAGTGATTGTGTCCGTCTTTTGTTTCTGGTTTGGAAATCGGATGGGCATCTGGGATTTCGGAATTTACAATGTATACCGGAATGCTTGTGAGTTTGGTATGAGTATCCGACCGGTATACATCAATAGCAGCTTCTACCATTCGATAATGATCACGAGCATGAGATGGTAGGGTGATCAGAAGCTTGCAGGAGAATTTTGTTTTTGGAGCAAGTGGTTGTGTCAGTTGCCCGGTTGTTTTATCAAAGATGGACTCGCTGGCATTTAGTCTCGTTCCTTCCGGAAAACCGATGAGCCTAATTTGTAGAGGGATGGGCTGCGTACCAGTGTTATTGAATGATCCGGAAATTTGTACCTGATCCGGTTGGAGCAGCTGTTTTGGTAGTCCTTGACCGGCCACATCGAGCAGAACGGTTTGTTCGTGGCAGGAAGGGAGCGATAGGGTGAAGCTACCGCGTTCATTGGCACGAGCTTTCTGGTAAGAACCGGCCGATAAAGCAACGGTAAGGGCAAGAAGGAAAGCGCTGAGCGTAAGTAGTCGTTTTTTTAGCATGAGAATTCCTCCATTTGTTCAATACGAGTACGCTCTATCCTATAAAGTAAATGTGTGAAATTAGTGAGGATATTAGGGGGGATTTGTGAGTATGTCGTATAATTTTGTACAAAAAAAGAAGCGCATCGATTTATTGCGCTTCTTTTTTATATCGTTTAAATGAGGCGAATGTATACGAATGAGGATTTTTTTCATCGGGTGCATATGTATGGCTGGAGAGCTCTTGCCATTCTGCGCGATTCCAGTCTGGGAAGTGTACATCACCTGGAAATGTATGATGGATAAATGTGAGTTCGAGTTTGTCAGTATATGGCCAGAACAGATCAATAATCTCGGCACCACCGATAATATCCACATCTTGTCCGGAAAACTTCGTAAGGACACTGTCTACATCATGGAGAACGGTGCAGCCAGGTGCTTCGTAATCGGTACGGCGGGTAAGGACGACATTCGTGCGGCCGGGCAGAGGTTTTCCGATG includes the following:
- a CDS encoding energy-coupling factor ABC transporter permease, with product MRKKQWGSGLLAVAGFLLYLLINEPQTAYGMHIMEGFLPVKWAVFWWVVFVPFFVLGLRSIRRITKERPEAKLMLGLAGAFTFVLSALKIPSVTGSSSHPTGTGFGAIVFGPLVMSVLGAIVLLFQALLLAHGGLTTLGANAMSMAVIGPFVAYGIYRAVMKANGSQKLAIFLAAALGDLATYVVTSLQLALAFPAASGGVMASFLKFAGIFAITQIPLAISEGLLTVLVWNWLQSYNRTELEEIQSLQKRGA
- the cbiQ gene encoding cobalt ECF transporter T component CbiQ, yielding MQLDAYAYGNHLRMLPPTYKAGFAMGVLSIAFLSHVPVQLMIFCWMSIWIVKYAGIPSRLYIRLIGLAFVFVVLSLPALLVEVTQGKHVPAANAACGFAVADWYVYVSKNGLDQAGRLAARALAATSCLYFLMLTVPFNELLHVLRRLRIPEIVLELMLVMYRFIFVLLDVAANIRVAQLSRGGHNGFRNTMQDMGRLFVQVFVCAMEKQRKLAIGLAARGFEGTIRVYQVRDYKMPPRYHVEVVIGVLALIGMEWWMRGGL
- a CDS encoding (2Fe-2S) ferredoxin domain-containing protein, giving the protein MATWDLTGTQHHLLICNGGSCMRAGGEDVTQAIRNEIAAHHADALIHTTRTRCNGRCEDACVVISYPAGRWYKDMTPEAGRALVRDHLGDVSTDLHNQTVYTYVDKCGFVPAEGAAVGRCKL
- a CDS encoding PLP-dependent aminotransferase family protein, with translation MSIPYFQLRRRSSVPLAEQIAEQLLGAIRTRRLTAGQSLPSVRELAASLGVSMETAQKAYRILKDDGWIESRPRHGTVVSHALPNSLIMLPPKHVEARGGLMEQVRLHRQTPDLIPVSGISPTPADTRFMRAWKQAMGEVFEQTFSQEKADPFGLINLREKIQGMMAGRGMWADVESICMVNGTQQALWLLADQFIKPGDVIGVPEMCYLPARDIFCDRGARIVPLPLGRNGIDIDKLEAVCRKEKLSMLYAMPNAHFPTGMSWPLAIKHQVLALASEYGFSILEDEYFGELYFTPLPPPTLYSLAQEEHIDVDVFYISSFSTMIHPNLRLGYMVTPEKHGPRIRQAKYLLDGTTSVMAQQALLLAWERADFPDYVERLRMMLREARDGAITSLRRWMPERYSFEVPTMGTCTWVYAPPEFDSLRFFERCLARGVYVRPGDAFAVEDPVPGFQVKFGAVEPRILEEGLRRIGEVLMLR
- a CDS encoding energy-coupling factor ABC transporter substrate-binding protein, which codes for MKKWTNWLLVTGVVLLAVIPLLLVKNSNFGGSDGAAEEAISEVAPNYKPWFAPLAEPPGSETESLLFAVQAALGAGVVGYGIGFYRGRSEQRKKGERDAA
- a CDS encoding pyridoxamine 5'-phosphate oxidase family protein → MKHPHSSTMPSMRRSQKDLQDTAQIDACLTASRTGFLGLQDEHGTYVVPLNFTWNNGHIYFHGSQGGRKFEALDTNIDTLCFTVVEDWGTIAHPVPAHTGTAYRSVMVFGCPERVVDLTEATAAMQAMLDKYVPGYYNNALASAHVDGYRSSMGSPTLVYRLTPVHISGKTVPRNEENMFYPGRTIGSNV
- a CDS encoding APC family permease, coding for MEGKTQHLQKTLKLWQIVFIGLGYMAPMAVFDTYGIVSDETGGHVPMAYVLTLVAILFTAASYGKMVRVYPNAGSAYTYTQKTMHPYLGFLVGWAALLDYIFLPMINALLTKIYLSTAFPNVPGWIWIVGFITVLLLVNLSRVTITVSINAILVLFQFLVCILFATLAIRGLLNKGEHLFSMQPFYAPDMQAAALLSGASILCFAFLGFDAVTTLSEETPNPRQTIPRAVFLAALIGGVLFTTVSYFTQLLFPDISVFHDPEAASPEIALTIGGTLFQAIFLAAALTSTLASGIASSVSASRLLYAMGRDRVLPERIFGYVHPRLGVPVYNVVLIGLTSLTALFLDLITATSFINFGALTAFTFVNLSVIVHYMVRRKERNWKAVLNYTALPLIGISFIGFIWAHLDAKSVMLGLAWSTLGLLYLVYMTKAFRHKPPQFHFEEAESIQ
- a CDS encoding dihydrofolate reductase; the protein is MITIVAAMDENQVIGYQNQLPWHMPADLAHFKQVTMGHVIVMGRKTYESIGKPLPGRTNVVLTRRTDYEAPGCTVLHDVDSVLTKFSGQDVDIIGGAEIIDLFWPYTDKLELTFIHHTFPGDVHFPDWNRAEWQELSSHTYAPDEKNPHSYTFASFKRYKKEAQ
- a CDS encoding 4Fe-4S binding protein; this encodes MTTARTKKINVHKRQKMYLLKRLPWYILGCLLFYAPFALFNKGIAWVLGDKADPNIHSTCFRIPIVELFTKGKFDIMSVWGLSLTILVVSALLVGPIFCGRLCTAGALGEYISRLVPDKVKIDWTRYVNPVPLRYGFFAGFVIAPVVTGALNCAYCSYGFFERMITGGIWGDIGVLGSSTILTAGLWLGLFGVFTKGGRGYCNFMCPVGAAQSFLHSIGARLPFTYKLTYKKSACISCAGCVNTCPMGALKLNDGKRNGISYSIHNCITCRQCTSACPTGAIRYGTGERGWSATPPAATPQLDPLKEGA
- a CDS encoding NAD(P)H-dependent flavin oxidoreductase, with product MESMLHTDICRILGITYPVLLAGMAGGPTTPELVAAVSKAGGLGTFGAAYMEPEAIRQAIRRVRELTDQSFAVNLFAVDLTDDTTHVREMQAVLDPLREQLGIEPGAQNVRTADRFAEQLNVLFEEQVPVISTAFGLLSAEAMQRAHDAGIKVIAMATTVKEAMAAEKHGVHIVVAQGSDAGGHRGTWDTTAHPMGANIGTFSLVPQMVDAVHIPVVAAGGIMDGRGLAAALMLGASGVQLGTRFLTAAESGAHPVYQRALLGSTEEDTVITRAFSGRPARGVRNAFIEHVESSEMEPLSFPTQNTVTGDIRRAAAAQNNEQYMSLWAGQATRMLTDQEEASSILTQIVTAAGKLLEK
- a CDS encoding energy-coupling factor ABC transporter ATP-binding protein, translated to MQMILEFEDVRYTYPGGRSEALCGLTLQVPEGKKCVLLGHNGCGKSTLFLHGNGIYRPDAGEVRWRGQALSYKRKDLLELRRQVGIVFQDPEQQVVASTVLEDISYGMCNLGVPEQEMKERIEAVLDRFSLREFAERPIHQLSLGQKKRVALAGVMVLAPVLLLLDEPTAYLDRLHTERLLAELDEIHRAGTTVLMATHDLDVAYAWADWIFVMNKGQLVCAGTPDEVFRDRDRLMSWQLGQPQLYEVWREVAPLLQDEKSVAPRTVAQMIERIRKIGEKKI